The following are encoded in a window of Rhizophagus irregularis chromosome 4, complete sequence genomic DNA:
- a CDS encoding uncharacterized protein (SECRETED:cutsite_INA-FP; SECRETED:prob_0.9624); SECRETED:SignalP(1-20), translating into MKQSLTFAVILLAMLSMINAFPLHKRKTEFSDCEGLHLDVKSMTPDPIQAGKNATFTISGDFTTHPLTSEFKQYIAIGEGFAYIATYDQDICSDSSVSSSDIPKCPVTDYNTTMTIQVPDYLDSSYVLLVFIWDGNYTSKGPEWLACARAFVGQ; encoded by the coding sequence atgaaacaaAGTTTGACTTTTGCGGTCATTTTATTGGCCATGCTTTCCATGATCAATGCTTTTCCACTTCATAAAAGAAAAACTGAATTTTCAGATTGTGAAGGCCTACATCTCGATGTAAAATCAATGACGCCTGATCCTATCCAAGCAGGAAAAAACGCAACCTTTACCATTTCCGGAGATTTTACCACACATCCGTTAACGTCAGAATTCAAGCAATATATTGCAATTGGTGAAGGTTTTGCTTATATAGCAACCTATGATCAAGATATTTGTAGTGACAGCAGTGTCAGCAGTAGTGACATACCCAAGTGTCCAGTTACCGATTATAATACAACGATGACGATTCAGGTGCCAGACTATTTAGACAGCAGTTACGTACTTTTAGTCTTTATTTGGGATGGGAATTATACGTCGAAGGGGCCGGAATGGTTGGCCTGTGCACGTGCCTTTGTTGGCCAATGA